One genomic window of Micrococcus flavus includes the following:
- the carB gene encoding carbamoyl-phosphate synthase large subunit, whose protein sequence is MPKRTDLKSVLVIGSGPIVIGQAAEFDYSGTQALRVLKEEGVRVVLVNSNPATIMTDPELADATYVEPITPEVVAKIIEKERPDAVLPTLGGQTALNTAIALDKDGVLELFGVELIGANIAAIELGENREKFKGVVERAGGESARSHIVHTMDEALAAVEDLKYPVVVRPSFTMGGLGSGMAYDEADLRRICGAGLQYSPTSEVLLEESILGWKEYELEMMRDKNDNVVVVCSIENVDPVGVHTGDSITVAPAMTLTDREYQKLRDISINVIREVGVDTGGCNIQFAVNPEDGRVVVIEMNPRVSRSSALASKATGFAIAKIATKLALGYTMDEIPNDITRKTPASFEPVLDYVVVKVPRFAFEKFPAADPTLTTTMKSVGEAMAIGRNFTEALQKALRSLEQKGSELAFDPDADPVALLEQARTATTQRLAQTQQALYAGATLEQAFEATRIDPWFLDQFMLINEIADEVRTAPELDEAVLRRAKRHGFSDAQIGRLRHMDPAVVRGVRHALGVRPVFKTVDTCAAEFEAFTPYRYSSYDLETEVQPHEKESVVILGSGPNRIGQGIEFDYSCVHATLALREAGFETVMVNCNPETVSTDYDISDRLYFEPLTLEDVLEVIAAEEASGGVAGVFVQLGGQTPLKLAQQLEDAGVPILGTSPAAIDLAEHRGEFARVLDDAGLIAPKNGTAVSFEDAKRVADEIGYPVLVRPSYVLGGRGMEIVYTEEALAHYVRHATEITPSQPMLVDRFLEDAIEIDVDALYDGTELYLGGVMEHIEEAGIHSGDSACVLPPVTLGPDVLERVRAATERIAAGVGVRGLINIQFALASDVLYVIEANPRASRTVPFVSKATGVQLAKAAALIGMGSTLADLRAEGRIPSDYDGGALPLGASVAVKEAVLPFTRFRTAEGRVVDSLLGPEMRSTGEVMGIDRHFDTAFAKSQAAAGGPLPTEGRVFVSVANRDKRTVVGLAKRLVDLGFEIVSTGGTAEVLRRNGVPAEVVAKIAAATDADGAGTVLEQLHDGRVDLVLNTPSGGEARTDGYEIRAAATSLGVPVITTTAEFAACLQAIEAMRTYAWSVTSLQEHEVRLADAVAEARA, encoded by the coding sequence ATGCCCAAGCGCACCGACCTGAAGTCCGTCCTGGTCATCGGCTCCGGCCCCATCGTGATCGGCCAGGCCGCGGAGTTCGACTACTCCGGCACCCAGGCCCTCCGTGTGCTGAAGGAGGAGGGCGTGCGCGTCGTCCTCGTGAACTCCAACCCGGCCACGATCATGACCGACCCGGAGCTGGCCGACGCCACCTACGTGGAGCCCATCACCCCCGAGGTGGTCGCCAAGATCATCGAGAAGGAGCGCCCGGACGCGGTGCTGCCCACCCTCGGCGGCCAGACCGCGCTGAACACCGCGATCGCCCTGGACAAGGACGGCGTCCTCGAGCTGTTCGGCGTCGAGCTGATCGGCGCGAACATCGCCGCGATCGAGCTGGGCGAGAACCGGGAGAAGTTCAAGGGCGTCGTCGAGCGCGCCGGCGGCGAGTCCGCGCGCTCGCACATCGTGCACACCATGGACGAGGCCCTCGCCGCCGTCGAGGACCTGAAGTACCCCGTGGTGGTCCGCCCGTCCTTCACCATGGGCGGCCTCGGCTCCGGCATGGCCTACGACGAGGCCGACCTGCGCCGCATCTGCGGCGCCGGCCTGCAGTACTCGCCCACCTCGGAGGTGCTCCTCGAGGAGTCCATCCTCGGGTGGAAGGAGTACGAGCTCGAGATGATGCGGGACAAGAACGACAACGTCGTGGTGGTCTGCTCGATCGAGAACGTGGACCCCGTGGGCGTGCACACCGGCGACTCCATCACCGTGGCCCCGGCCATGACCCTGACGGACCGCGAGTACCAGAAGCTGCGCGACATCTCCATCAACGTCATCCGCGAGGTCGGCGTGGACACCGGCGGCTGCAACATCCAGTTCGCCGTGAACCCGGAGGACGGGCGCGTCGTCGTCATCGAGATGAACCCGCGCGTGTCCCGCTCCTCGGCGCTGGCCTCGAAGGCCACCGGCTTCGCGATCGCCAAGATCGCCACCAAGCTGGCCCTCGGCTACACGATGGACGAGATCCCCAACGACATCACGCGGAAGACCCCGGCCTCCTTCGAGCCGGTGCTCGACTACGTGGTGGTGAAGGTCCCGCGGTTCGCGTTCGAGAAGTTCCCCGCCGCCGACCCGACCCTGACCACCACCATGAAGTCGGTGGGCGAGGCCATGGCGATCGGCCGCAACTTCACCGAGGCCCTGCAGAAGGCGCTGCGCTCGCTCGAGCAGAAGGGCTCGGAGCTGGCCTTCGACCCCGACGCCGACCCGGTCGCCCTCCTGGAGCAGGCCCGCACCGCCACCACGCAGCGCCTCGCCCAGACCCAGCAGGCCCTGTACGCGGGCGCCACGCTCGAGCAGGCGTTCGAGGCCACGAGGATCGACCCGTGGTTCCTGGACCAGTTCATGCTCATCAACGAGATCGCCGACGAGGTCCGCACGGCGCCGGAGCTCGACGAGGCGGTCCTGCGCCGCGCCAAGCGCCACGGCTTCTCCGACGCCCAGATCGGCCGCCTGCGCCACATGGACCCGGCCGTGGTCCGCGGCGTCCGGCACGCGCTCGGCGTGCGCCCCGTGTTCAAGACCGTGGACACCTGCGCCGCCGAGTTCGAGGCGTTCACGCCCTACCGGTACTCGAGCTACGACCTCGAGACCGAGGTGCAGCCGCACGAGAAGGAGTCCGTGGTGATCCTCGGCTCCGGGCCCAACCGGATCGGCCAGGGCATCGAGTTCGACTACTCGTGCGTGCACGCCACGCTCGCCCTGCGCGAGGCCGGGTTCGAGACCGTCATGGTGAACTGCAACCCCGAGACGGTCTCCACCGACTACGACATCTCGGACCGCCTCTACTTCGAGCCGCTCACCCTCGAGGACGTCCTCGAGGTGATCGCCGCGGAGGAGGCCTCCGGCGGCGTGGCCGGCGTGTTCGTCCAGCTCGGCGGCCAGACCCCGCTCAAGCTGGCCCAGCAGCTCGAGGACGCCGGCGTCCCGATCCTCGGCACGTCGCCCGCGGCCATCGACCTCGCCGAGCACCGCGGCGAGTTCGCCCGCGTCCTGGACGACGCCGGCCTGATCGCCCCGAAGAACGGCACCGCCGTGTCCTTCGAGGATGCCAAGCGCGTGGCGGACGAGATCGGCTACCCCGTGCTGGTGCGCCCGTCGTACGTGCTGGGCGGCCGCGGCATGGAGATCGTGTACACGGAGGAGGCGCTGGCCCACTACGTGCGCCACGCCACGGAGATCACCCCGAGCCAGCCGATGCTCGTGGACCGGTTCCTCGAGGACGCGATCGAGATCGACGTGGACGCCCTCTACGACGGCACCGAGCTCTACCTGGGCGGCGTCATGGAGCACATCGAGGAGGCCGGCATCCACTCCGGCGACTCCGCGTGCGTGCTGCCGCCCGTCACGCTCGGCCCGGACGTGCTCGAGCGCGTCCGCGCCGCCACGGAGCGGATCGCGGCCGGCGTCGGCGTGCGCGGCCTGATCAACATCCAGTTCGCGCTGGCCTCGGACGTGCTCTACGTGATCGAGGCCAACCCGCGCGCCTCGCGCACGGTGCCCTTCGTCTCGAAGGCCACCGGCGTGCAGCTGGCCAAGGCCGCCGCGCTGATCGGCATGGGCAGCACGCTCGCGGACCTGCGCGCCGAGGGCCGGATCCCGTCGGACTACGACGGCGGGGCCCTCCCGCTGGGTGCGTCCGTGGCCGTCAAGGAGGCCGTGCTGCCCTTCACCCGGTTCCGCACCGCGGAGGGCCGCGTGGTCGACTCGCTGCTGGGTCCGGAGATGCGCTCGACCGGTGAGGTCATGGGCATCGACCGGCACTTCGACACGGCCTTCGCCAAGTCCCAGGCCGCGGCCGGCGGCCCCCTGCCCACCGAGGGCCGGGTGTTCGTGTCCGTGGCCAACCGGGACAAGCGCACCGTGGTGGGCCTGGCCAAGCGCCTGGTGGACCTCGGCTTCGAGATCGTCTCCACCGGCGGCACCGCCGAGGTGCTGCGCCGCAACGGCGTGCCCGCGGAGGTCGTGGCCAAGATCGCCGCCGCGACGGACGCCGACGGCGCCGGGACCGTGCTCGAGCAGCTCCATGACGGACGCGTGGACCTCGTGCTCAACACCCCCTCCGGGGGCGAGGCCCGCACGGACGGCTACGAGATCCGGGCGGCCGCCACCTCGCTCGGCGTCCCGGTGATCACCACCACGGCGGAGTTCGCGGCGTGCCTGCAGGCCATCGAGGCCATGCGGACCTACGCGTGGTCGGTCACCTCCCTCCAGGAGCACGAGGTCCGCCTCGCCGACGCCGTCGCCGAGGCCCGCGCATGA
- the pyrF gene encoding orotidine-5'-phosphate decarboxylase yields MSATDGAPAPFGRRLAEAMAAAGPLCLGVDPHPGLLADWGLEDTPAGLEEFSVRALAAAAGEGTLRVAALKPQVALYERHGSAGVAALERLLARARDAGVLTIADAKRGDIGSTMDGYAAAWLDPASPLAADAVTLSPYLGYGTLSATVERARAAGRGVFVLALTSNPEGVSVQHAGAAEPEGAVAARIVAAAAADNARLAEAGDWGPVGLVVGATVADRAAALGVDLAGLRGPLLAPGYGAQGATAAGMRDGFGRAWPQVLATSSRDILRQGPEVGALTRAIEAARAELTAA; encoded by the coding sequence ATGAGCGCGACCGACGGCGCCCCCGCTCCCTTCGGCCGGCGCCTGGCCGAGGCCATGGCCGCGGCCGGGCCCCTGTGCCTGGGCGTGGACCCGCATCCGGGCCTGCTCGCCGACTGGGGTCTGGAGGACACCCCCGCCGGCCTCGAGGAGTTCTCGGTGCGGGCGCTCGCGGCCGCGGCGGGGGAGGGGACCCTCCGGGTGGCGGCCCTCAAGCCGCAGGTGGCCCTGTACGAGCGCCACGGATCGGCCGGTGTCGCGGCCCTCGAGCGGCTCCTGGCCCGGGCCCGGGACGCCGGCGTGCTGACGATCGCCGACGCGAAGCGCGGAGACATCGGCTCCACCATGGACGGCTACGCCGCCGCCTGGCTGGACCCGGCCTCCCCGCTGGCCGCGGACGCGGTCACCCTCAGCCCGTACCTCGGGTACGGGACGCTGTCGGCCACGGTCGAGCGCGCCCGCGCCGCCGGCCGGGGCGTGTTCGTCCTGGCTCTGACCTCGAACCCGGAGGGCGTCTCGGTGCAGCACGCGGGCGCGGCCGAGCCCGAGGGGGCCGTGGCGGCCCGGATCGTGGCGGCCGCCGCGGCCGACAACGCCCGCCTCGCCGAGGCGGGGGACTGGGGGCCCGTGGGGCTCGTCGTGGGCGCCACGGTGGCGGACCGGGCGGCGGCGCTGGGGGTGGACCTGGCGGGCCTGCGCGGGCCGCTGCTGGCCCCGGGCTACGGGGCCCAGGGGGCCACGGCGGCCGGGATGCGCGACGGGTTCGGTCGCGCGTGGCCGCAGGTGCTCGCCACCTCCTCGCGGGACATCCTCCGGCAGGGACCGGAGGTCGGAGCGCTCACCCGGGCGATCGAGGCCGCGCGGGCGGAGCTGACCGCCGCGTGA
- the mihF gene encoding integration host factor, actinobacterial type, whose product MALRQLSTEERAQARAKALRARQERAEVKSAFAAGEVSLGEVLDRAHRDPAIGRLRTVDLLQALPGVGAVRATAVMASCEISPARRLKGLGRRQREALIAYIGR is encoded by the coding sequence ATGGCGCTGCGGCAGCTGAGCACGGAGGAGCGGGCGCAGGCCCGGGCGAAGGCGCTGCGCGCCCGGCAGGAGCGCGCGGAGGTGAAGTCCGCGTTCGCCGCCGGCGAGGTCTCCCTCGGGGAGGTGCTCGACCGTGCGCACCGGGACCCGGCCATCGGCCGGCTGCGCACGGTGGACCTGCTGCAGGCGCTGCCGGGCGTCGGCGCGGTCCGGGCCACCGCCGTGATGGCGTCCTGCGAGATCTCCCCGGCGCGCCGGCTCAAGGGGCTCGGCCGCCGTCAGCGGGAGGCGCTGATCGCCTATATTGGCCGGTGA
- the gmk gene encoding guanylate kinase codes for MSTLDDLGPVPPVPGERAPSRPPVPGAGVTVLAGPTAVGKGTVSAYIREHYPQAWLSVSATTRAARPGEEDGVHYYFTTPEEFDGLVERDEMLEWAVVHGAHRYGTRRDRVMDAVAAGRHVLLEIDLQGARQVRRTLPEATFVFLAPPSWEELVARLVGRGTEGPAEQRRRLETARLELAAEPEFDAVVVNDTVERAAAELVRLMGLDPASGVPAA; via the coding sequence GTGAGCACCCTCGACGACCTCGGCCCGGTTCCCCCCGTCCCCGGCGAGCGCGCCCCCTCCCGCCCCCCGGTCCCGGGGGCCGGCGTGACCGTCCTGGCCGGTCCCACCGCCGTCGGCAAGGGCACGGTGTCCGCCTACATCCGCGAGCACTACCCCCAGGCGTGGCTGTCCGTCTCCGCCACCACGCGGGCGGCGCGCCCGGGCGAGGAGGACGGGGTGCACTACTACTTCACCACCCCGGAGGAGTTCGACGGCCTCGTGGAGCGGGACGAGATGCTCGAGTGGGCGGTGGTGCACGGCGCCCACCGGTACGGCACGCGCCGCGACCGCGTCATGGACGCGGTGGCCGCCGGCCGCCACGTCCTGCTCGAGATCGACCTCCAGGGGGCCCGGCAGGTGCGCCGCACCCTGCCCGAGGCCACCTTCGTGTTCCTGGCCCCGCCCAGCTGGGAGGAGCTGGTCGCCCGTCTGGTCGGCCGCGGCACGGAGGGGCCCGCCGAACAGCGCCGTCGCCTGGAAACGGCTAGACTGGAACTCGCTGCCGAGCCGGAGTTCGACGCCGTCGTCGTCAACGACACGGTGGAGCGCGCCGCCGCCGAGCTCGTGAGGCTCATGGGCCTGGACCCCGCGTCCGGCGTGCCCGCCGCCTGA
- the coaBC gene encoding bifunctional phosphopantothenoylcysteine decarboxylase/phosphopantothenate--cysteine ligase CoaBC, whose translation MEVVLGVGGGIAAYKAALLLRLMTEAGHGVTVVPTENALRFVGAPTWEALSGRPVRTDTFTDVDQVQHVRLGRRADLVVVAPATADLLARTAAGMAPDLLGNVLLTATCPVVLAPAMHTEMWLHPATRANVATLRGRGVTVVEPASGRLTGADSGPGRLPEPADIWAAAQAAADGGVDGGHAPDPALAPLAGRTVVITAGGTREPLDPVRYLGNRSSGKQGVALAEVALAAGARVRFVAGTMSVDPPAGAEVTRVESTQEMLEVVLDRAADADALVMAAAVADFRPAQVAEDKIKKTDDGGAPTLVLERTPDVLATAVRVRDSGGPMAPVVVGFAAETGDADTTPLEYGRAKLARKGCDLLVVNEVGRGLVFGRDETEVTVLSAAGDPPVVRTGTKAEAAETVLAALAGVLARRGADAASGR comes from the coding sequence ATGGAGGTCGTCCTCGGCGTCGGCGGCGGGATCGCGGCCTACAAGGCCGCCCTGTTGCTGCGCCTGATGACGGAGGCCGGGCACGGCGTCACGGTCGTGCCCACGGAGAACGCCCTGCGCTTCGTGGGCGCCCCCACCTGGGAGGCGCTGTCCGGCCGGCCCGTGCGCACGGACACGTTCACGGACGTGGACCAGGTCCAGCACGTCCGCCTCGGCCGCCGCGCGGACCTCGTGGTGGTCGCGCCGGCCACCGCCGATCTGCTCGCCCGCACCGCGGCCGGCATGGCCCCCGACCTGCTGGGCAACGTCCTGCTCACCGCCACCTGCCCGGTGGTGCTCGCCCCGGCGATGCACACGGAGATGTGGCTCCACCCCGCGACCCGGGCGAACGTGGCCACGCTGCGCGGGCGCGGCGTCACCGTGGTGGAGCCCGCCTCCGGCCGCCTCACCGGGGCGGACTCCGGGCCCGGCCGCCTGCCGGAGCCCGCGGACATCTGGGCCGCGGCGCAGGCGGCGGCGGACGGCGGCGTCGACGGCGGCCACGCCCCGGATCCCGCCCTCGCGCCCCTGGCCGGGCGCACCGTGGTGATCACCGCCGGCGGGACGCGCGAGCCCCTCGACCCCGTCCGGTACCTGGGCAACCGCTCCTCGGGCAAACAGGGGGTGGCCCTCGCCGAGGTGGCCCTGGCCGCGGGGGCGCGCGTGCGGTTCGTCGCGGGCACCATGAGCGTGGATCCGCCCGCCGGCGCGGAGGTGACCCGCGTGGAGTCCACCCAGGAGATGCTGGAGGTCGTCCTGGACCGCGCCGCGGACGCGGACGCCCTCGTCATGGCCGCGGCGGTGGCGGACTTCCGCCCGGCGCAGGTGGCCGAGGACAAGATCAAGAAGACGGACGACGGCGGCGCCCCCACCCTCGTCCTCGAGCGGACCCCGGACGTGCTCGCCACGGCCGTGCGGGTCCGCGACTCCGGCGGGCCCATGGCGCCGGTCGTCGTCGGGTTCGCCGCGGAGACCGGGGACGCGGACACCACGCCCCTCGAGTACGGGAGAGCCAAGCTGGCCCGCAAGGGCTGCGACCTGCTGGTGGTCAACGAGGTCGGCCGCGGGCTCGTCTTCGGGCGGGACGAGACGGAGGTGACGGTCCTCTCCGCCGCGGGGGACCCGCCCGTCGTCCGGACCGG